A genomic region of Sarcophilus harrisii chromosome 6, mSarHar1.11, whole genome shotgun sequence contains the following coding sequences:
- the MADD gene encoding MAP kinase-activating death domain protein isoform X25, with the protein MVQKKKICPRLLDYLVIIGARQPSSDSVAQTPELLRRYPLEDYPEFPLPPDVVFFCQPEGCLSVRQRRMSLRDDTSFVFTLTDKDTGVTRYGICVNFYRSFQKRMPKEKGDGGPGHRAKEATKAVPTPEEASAEKSEGGPSLQPPSADSTPDGNQSPRGKRRAKGGSRSRNSTLTSLCVLSHYPFFTTFRECLYTLKRLVDCCSERLLGKKLAIPRGVQRDTMWRIFTGSLLVEEKSSALLHDLREIEAWIYRLLRSPVPISGQKRVDIEVLPQELQPALTFALPDPSRFSLVDFPLHLPLELLGVDACLQVLSCILLEHKVVLQSRDYNALSMSVMAFVAMIYPLEYMFPVIPLLPTCMASAEQLLLAPTPYIIGVPASFFLYKLDFKMPDDVWLVDLDSNRVIAPTNAEVLPVLPEPESLELKKHLKQALASMSLNTQPILNLEKFHEGQEIPLLLGRPPSDLQSTPSTEFNPLIYGNDVDSVDVATRVAMVRFFNSPNVLQGFQMHTRTLRLFPRPVVAFQAGSFLASRPRQTPFAEKLARTQAVEYFGEWILNPTNYAFQRIHNNMFDPALIGDKPKWYAHQLQPIYYRVYDSNSQLAEALNVPPEQESDSDPTDDSGSDSVDYDDSSSSYSSLGDFVSEMMKCDINGDTPNVDPLTHAALGDASEVAFDELQGNQGDLEEPGPDSENSQDNPQPRSSSSTTASSSPSTIIHGANAESADFTEVEDKTATGFSNPLRALPPSFGKLSLDKREAESGGPPEGLGRRRDYDNPYFEPQYGFPTEEDEDEDEHEESYTPRFQQNLNGSRAQKLLRPNSLKLASDSDAESDSRASSPNSTVSNNSSNEGFGGIMSFASSLYRNHSTSFSLSNLALPTKGARDKTTPFPSLKVFGLNTLMEIVTEAGPGSGEGSRRALVDQKSSVIKHSPTVKRESPSPQGRASNSSENQQFLKEVVHSVLDGQGVGWLSVKKVRRLLESEQLRGFVLSKLNRLAPPEDGAPQETIPDVEISRKVYKGMLDLLKCMVLSLEQSYANAGLGGMASTFGLLEIAQTHYYSKEPDKRKRSPTDGVNTPVSKDPGLAGRGDPKAMAQLRVPQLGPRAPSAMGKGPKELDTRSLKEENFVASIELWNKHQEVKKQKALDKQRPEGIKPVFDLGETDEKKSQISADSGVSLLSGSQRSDLESTIGAGPAVMIRSTSQDSEVSNSSGETLGADSDLSSNAGDGPGGDGSAHLAGLRGTVSDSEIETNSASGAIFGKAHSLKPSTKEKAVGSPIRPFEDVSQRVYLYEGLLGRDKGSMWDQLEDAAMETFSMSKERSTLWDQMQFWEDAFLDAVMLEREGMGMDQGPQEMIDRYLSLGEHDRKRLEDDEDRLLATLLNNLISYMLLMKVNKNDIRKKVRRLMGKSHIGLVYGQQINEVLDQLASLNGRDVPLQPSGSRHIKKQTFVVHAGTDTSGDIFFMEVCDDCVVLRSSIGTVSERWWYEKLINMTYCPKTKVLCLWRRNGPETQLNKFYTKKCRELYYCVKDSMERAAARQHSAKPGPELGGEFPVQDMRTGEGGLLQVTLEGINLKFMHSQFLKLKKW; encoded by the exons ATGGTGCAGAAGAAGAAGATTTGCCCTCGGTTACTGGACTACCTAGTGATCATTGGGGCCAG GCAACCAAGCAGCGACAGCGTGGCCCAGACCCCAGAGTTGCTCCGACGATACCCCTTGGAGGACTACCCTGAATTCCCCCTCCCTCCGGATGTGGTGTTCTTCTGCCAGCCGGAGGGATGCCTGAGCGTGCGGCAGCGGCGCATGAGCCTGCGGGATGACACCTCCTTTGTCTTCACCCTCACTGACAAGGACACTGGGGTCACGCGCTATGGCATCTGTGTCAACTTCTACCGTTCCTTCCAGAAGCGAATGCCCAAAGAAAAGGGGGATGGTGGCCCCGGGCACCGTGCAAAGGAAGCTACCAAGGCCGTTCCCACTCCAGAGGAGGCAAGCGCAGAGAAGTCAGAGGGTGGCCCTTCCTTGCAGCCCCCCAGTGCTGACTCGACCCCTGATGGGAACCAGTCTCCTCGGGGCAAACGCCGGGCAAAGGGGGGAAGCCGCTCCCGCAACAGCACCCTGACATCCCTGTGCGTGCTCAGCCATTATCCTTTCTTCACGACTTTCCGAGAATGTCTATATACCCTCAAGCGTTTGGTGGATTGTTGCAGTGAGCGACTGCTGGGCAAGAAACTGGCCATCCCCCGAGGGGTACAGAG GGACACCATGTGGCGTATCTTCACGGGCTCGCTCCTGGTAGAAGAGAAATCCAGTGCCCTTCTGCATGACCTGCGTGAGATCGAAGCGTGGATCTATCGATTGTTGCGCTCTCCAGTGCCCATATCTGGCCAGAAGCGAGTAGACATTGAAGTTCTCCCCCAGGAGCTACAACCCGCCCTGACCTTTGCCCTCCCTGACCCATCTCGATTCTCTCTGGTAGATTTCCCATTGCATCTACCTTTGGAACTCCTGGGTGTGGACGCCTGTCTGCAGGTGTTGTCTTGCATCTTGCTGGAGCACAAG GTGGTGTTACAGTCGCGAGACTACAATGCGCTCTCCATGTCTGTGATGGCATTTGTAGCAATGATCTACCCCCTGGAGTATATGTTTCCTGTTATTCCGTTGCTTCCTACTTGCATGGCGTCTGCAGAGCAG CTGCTTCTGGCTCCTACTCCTTACATTATTGGGGTCCCTGCCAGCTTCTTCCTCTACAAACTAGACTTCAAGATGCCAGATGATGTTTGGCTGGTGGATCTGGACAGCAACCGG GTGATCGCACCAACCAATGCAGAGGTGTTGCCCGTCCTGCCAGAGCCCGAATCCTTAGAACTGAAAAAGCACTTGAAGCAG GCACTGGCCAGCATGAGTCTGAACACTCAGCCTATCCTCAACTTGGAGAAGTTCCATGAGGGTCAAGAGATCCCACTACTCTTGGGAAGACCACCCAGTGATTTGCAATCTACCCCTTCCACTGAATTCAATCCCCTCATCTATGGCAATGATGTAGATTCAGTGGATGTGGCTACCAG GGTGGCCATGGTGAGATTCTTCAACTCCCCCAATGTGCTTCAGGGTTTCCAGATGCACACACGCACTCTGCGTCTCTTCCCCCGACCTGTGGTAGCCTTCCAAGCTGGCTCCTTTCTAGCCTCACGTCCCCGACAGACCCCCTTTGCTGAGAAATTGGCCAGGACCCAAGCCGTGGAATACTTTGGTGAATGGATCCTCAACCCCACCAACTATGCTTTCCAGCGAATCCACAACA ACATGTTTGACCCGGCCCTGATTGGCGACAAGCCCAAGTGGTACGCCCACCAGCTGCAGCCGATCTATTACCGTGTCTATGACAGTAACTCCCAGCTGGCCGAGGCCCTGAATGTGCCGCCCGAGCAGGAATCTGACTCTGACCCAACTGACGACAG TGGCAGTGACAGTGTGGATTACGATGACTCAAGCTCTTCCTACTCATCCCTTGGTGACTTTGTTAGTGAGATGATGAAATGCGATATCAATGGTGACACACCCA ATGTGGATCCGCTAACACATGCAGCACTGGGTGACGCCAGCGAAGTGGCATTTGATGAGCTGCAGGGAAACCAGGGAGATTTGGAGGAACCCGGTCCAGACAGCGAGAATTCCCAGGACAATCCCCAGCCTCGTTCCAGCTCCAGCACGACGGCCAGCAGCAGCCCCAGTACCATCATTCACGGAGCCAACGCT GAATCGGCTGATTTTACCGAGGTGGAGGACAAGACAGCGACAGGATTCTCCAACCCCCTCCGTGCTTTGCCTCCCAGTTTTGGCAAATTGAGCTTGGATAAGCGTGAGGCAGAGAGTGGGGGTCCCCCAGAGGGATTGGGGCGCAGGCGCGACTATGACAATCCATACTTTGAACCTCAGTATGGATTTCCCACCgaggaagatgaagatgaagatgagcACGAGGAGAGTTATACCCCACGATTTCAACAAAACCTCAATGGCAGTAG GGCTCAAAAACTGCTGCGGCCCAATAGCCTCAAGCTGGCGAGCGATTCAGATGCAGAGTCGGACTCTCGGGCGAGTTCTCCCAACTCCACCGTCTCCAACAACAGCAGCAATGAGGGCTTCGGGGGTATCATGTCTTTTGCCA GCAGCCTCTACCGGAACCACAGcaccagcttcagcctctcaAACCTTGCGCTGCCCACCAAAGGGGCCAGAGACAAAACAACACCCTTCCCTAGTCTCAAAG TATTTGGGCTAAATACTCTAATGGAGATTGTTACTGAAGCCGGCCCCGGGAGCGGTGAAG GAAGCCGGCGAGCCTTGGTGGACCAGAAGTCCTCGGTCATCAAGCACAGCCCCACAGTGAAGAGAGAGTCTCCGTCTCCTCAGGGACGAGCCAGCAATTCCAG CGAGAACCAGCAGTTCCTGAAAGAGGTGGTGCACAGTGTTCTGGACGGCCAGGGAGTGGGCTGGCTCAGCGTGAAGAAGGTGAGGAGGCTGCTGGAGAGTGAGCAGCTGCGAGGTTTTGTCCTGAGCAAGCTGAACCGCCTGGCACCCCCCGAGGATGGCGCCCCCCAGGAGACGATCCCCGATGTG GAGATAAGCCGCAAGGTCTACAAAGGGATGCTGGACCTTCTCAAGTGCATGGTGCTGAGCCTGGAACAGTCCTATGCCAATGCCGGCCTGGGAGGCATGGCCAGCACCTTTGGCCTTCTAGAGATTGCCCAGACCCATTACTATAGCAAAG AGCCCGACAAACGGAAGAGAAGTCCCACAGATGGTGTGAACACACCGGTTAGCAAGGATCCAGGCCTGGCTGGGAGAGGCGACCCAAAAGCCATGGCACAGCTGAGGGTTCCCCAGTTGGGACCACGGGCACCAAGTGCTATGGGAAAGGGCCCCAAGGAGCTGGACACCAGGAGCCTAAAGGAAGAGAATTTTGTGGCTTCCATTG AGTTGTGGAACAAGCACCAggaagtgaaaaaacaaaaagctttggACAAACAGA GGCCTGAAGGAATCAAACCTGTCTTTGACCTTGGTGAGACAGATGAGAAAAAGTCCCAGATCAGTGCAGACAGCGGAGTGAGCCTGCTGTCTGGTTCGCAG AGAAGTGACCTGGAATCTACCATTGGCGCAGGCCCCGCAGTTATGATCCGAAGCACAAGCCAGGATTCTGAA GTGAGTAACAGTTCTGGAGAAACATTGGGAGCAGACAGTGACCTGAGCAGCAATGCAGGTGACGGACCAGGTGGTGATGGCAGTGCCCACTTGGCAGGACTTCGTGGCACTGTGTCTGACAGCGAAATTGAGACCAATTCTGCCTCGGGAGCCATCTTT GGCAAAGCCCACAGTCTGAAGCCAAGTACAAAGGAGAAAGCAGTGGGCAGCCCCATTCGTCCTTTTGAAGATGTGAGCCAGCGTGTCTACCTCTATGAGGGACTCTTAG GAAGGGACAAAGGATCCATGTGGGACCAGTTAGAGGATGCAGCTATGGAGACCTTCTCTATGA GTAAAGAACGTTCTACCCTGTGGGATCAGATGCAGTTCTGGGAAGATGCCTTCCTGGATGCTGTGATGTTGGAGAGAGAAGGGATGGGCATGGATCAGGGACCTCAGGAAATGATCGACAG GTACCTGTCCTTGGGAGAACATGACCGCAAGCGCCTGGAGGATGACGAAGATAGATTACTGGCCACACTCCTGAACAATCTCATCTCCTATATGCTTCTGATGAAG GTGAACAAGAATGACATCCGGAAGAAGGTGAGACGCCTCATGGGGAAATCTCACATTGGGCTTGTTTATGGCCAGCAGATAAATGAAGTGTTGGATCAGTTGGCCAGCCTG AATGGGCGGGACGTGCCTCTGCAGCCGAGCGGCAGCCGTCACATCAAGAAACAGACCTTTGTGGTGCATGCGGGGACGGACACCAGTGGGGATATCTTCTTCATGGAG GTGTGCGATGACTGCGTGGTCTTGCGCAGCAGCATCGGGACGGTGTCCGAGCGCTGGTGGTATGAGAAGCTCATCAACATGACCTACTGCCCCAAGACCAAGGTGCTGTGTCTGTGGAGACGGAATGGGCCCGAGACGCAGCTGAACAAGTTCTACACCAAGAAG TGTCGGGAGCTGTACTACTGCGTGAAGGACAGCATGGAGCGAGCTGCGGCTCGACAGCACAGCGCCAAGCCAG GTCCCGAGCTGGGCGGTGAGTTCCCAGTGCAGGACATGAGGACAGGCGAGGGTGGCTTGCTTCAGGTTACGCTGGAGGGCATCAACCTTAAGTTCATGCATAGCCAG TTCCTGAAACTAAAGAAGTGGTGA
- the MADD gene encoding MAP kinase-activating death domain protein isoform X12, which translates to MVQKKKICPRLLDYLVIIGARQPSSDSVAQTPELLRRYPLEDYPEFPLPPDVVFFCQPEGCLSVRQRRMSLRDDTSFVFTLTDKDTGVTRYGICVNFYRSFQKRMPKEKGDGGPGHRAKEATKAVPTPEEASAEKSEGGPSLQPPSADSTPDGNQSPRGKRRAKGGSRSRNSTLTSLCVLSHYPFFTTFRECLYTLKRLVDCCSERLLGKKLAIPRGVQRDTMWRIFTGSLLVEEKSSALLHDLREIEAWIYRLLRSPVPISGQKRVDIEVLPQELQPALTFALPDPSRFSLVDFPLHLPLELLGVDACLQVLSCILLEHKVVLQSRDYNALSMSVMAFVAMIYPLEYMFPVIPLLPTCMASAEQLLLAPTPYIIGVPASFFLYKLDFKMPDDVWLVDLDSNRVIAPTNAEVLPVLPEPESLELKKHLKQALASMSLNTQPILNLEKFHEGQEIPLLLGRPPSDLQSTPSTEFNPLIYGNDVDSVDVATRVAMVRFFNSPNVLQGFQMHTRTLRLFPRPVVAFQAGSFLASRPRQTPFAEKLARTQAVEYFGEWILNPTNYAFQRIHNNMFDPALIGDKPKWYAHQLQPIYYRVYDSNSQLAEALNVPPEQESDSDPTDDSGSDSVDYDDSSSSYSSLGDFVSEMMKCDINGDTPNVDPLTHAALGDASEVAFDELQGNQGDLEEPGPDSENSQDNPQPRSSSSTTASSSPSTIIHGANAESADFTEVEDKTATGFSNPLRALPPSFGKLSLDKREAESGGPPEGLGRRRDYDNPYFEPQYGFPTEEDEDEDEHEESYTPRFQQNLNGSRAQKLLRPNSLKLASDSDAESDSRASSPNSTVSNNSSNEGFGGIMSFASSLYRNHSTSFSLSNLALPTKGARDKTTPFPSLKGSRRALVDQKSSVIKHSPTVKRESPSPQGRASNSSENQQFLKEVVHSVLDGQGVGWLSVKKVRRLLESEQLRGFVLSKLNRLAPPEDGAPQETIPDVEISRKVYKGMLDLLKCMVLSLEQSYANAGLGGMASTFGLLEIAQTHYYSKEPDKRKRSPTDGVNTPVSKDPGLAGRGDPKAMAQLRVPQLGPRAPSAMGKGPKELDTRSLKEENFVASIELWNKHQEVKKQKALDKQRPEGIKPVFDLGETDEKKSQISADSGVSLLSGSQRSDLESTIGAGPAVMIRSTSQDSEVSNSSGETLGADSDLSSNAGDGPGGDGSAHLAGLRGTVSDSEIETNSASGAIFGKAHSLKPSTKEKAVGSPIRPFEDVSQRVYLYEGLLGRDKGSMWDQLEDAAMETFSMSKERSTLWDQMQFWEDAFLDAVMLEREGMGMDQGPQEMIDRYLSLGEHDRKRLEDDEDRLLATLLNNLISYMLLMKVNKNDIRKKVRRLMGKSHIGLVYGQQINEVLDQLASLNGRDVPLQPSGSRHIKKQTFVVHAGTDTSGDIFFMEVCDDCVVLRSSIGTVSERWWYEKLINMTYCPKTKVLCLWRRNGPETQLNKFYTKKCRELYYCVKDSMERAAARQHSAKPGPELGGEFPVQDMRTGEGGLLQVTLEGINLKFMHSQVFIELNHIKKCNTVRGVFVLEEFVPETKEVVSHKYKTPMAHEICYSVLCLFSYVAAARSKEAESRSKPPRPVSS; encoded by the exons ATGGTGCAGAAGAAGAAGATTTGCCCTCGGTTACTGGACTACCTAGTGATCATTGGGGCCAG GCAACCAAGCAGCGACAGCGTGGCCCAGACCCCAGAGTTGCTCCGACGATACCCCTTGGAGGACTACCCTGAATTCCCCCTCCCTCCGGATGTGGTGTTCTTCTGCCAGCCGGAGGGATGCCTGAGCGTGCGGCAGCGGCGCATGAGCCTGCGGGATGACACCTCCTTTGTCTTCACCCTCACTGACAAGGACACTGGGGTCACGCGCTATGGCATCTGTGTCAACTTCTACCGTTCCTTCCAGAAGCGAATGCCCAAAGAAAAGGGGGATGGTGGCCCCGGGCACCGTGCAAAGGAAGCTACCAAGGCCGTTCCCACTCCAGAGGAGGCAAGCGCAGAGAAGTCAGAGGGTGGCCCTTCCTTGCAGCCCCCCAGTGCTGACTCGACCCCTGATGGGAACCAGTCTCCTCGGGGCAAACGCCGGGCAAAGGGGGGAAGCCGCTCCCGCAACAGCACCCTGACATCCCTGTGCGTGCTCAGCCATTATCCTTTCTTCACGACTTTCCGAGAATGTCTATATACCCTCAAGCGTTTGGTGGATTGTTGCAGTGAGCGACTGCTGGGCAAGAAACTGGCCATCCCCCGAGGGGTACAGAG GGACACCATGTGGCGTATCTTCACGGGCTCGCTCCTGGTAGAAGAGAAATCCAGTGCCCTTCTGCATGACCTGCGTGAGATCGAAGCGTGGATCTATCGATTGTTGCGCTCTCCAGTGCCCATATCTGGCCAGAAGCGAGTAGACATTGAAGTTCTCCCCCAGGAGCTACAACCCGCCCTGACCTTTGCCCTCCCTGACCCATCTCGATTCTCTCTGGTAGATTTCCCATTGCATCTACCTTTGGAACTCCTGGGTGTGGACGCCTGTCTGCAGGTGTTGTCTTGCATCTTGCTGGAGCACAAG GTGGTGTTACAGTCGCGAGACTACAATGCGCTCTCCATGTCTGTGATGGCATTTGTAGCAATGATCTACCCCCTGGAGTATATGTTTCCTGTTATTCCGTTGCTTCCTACTTGCATGGCGTCTGCAGAGCAG CTGCTTCTGGCTCCTACTCCTTACATTATTGGGGTCCCTGCCAGCTTCTTCCTCTACAAACTAGACTTCAAGATGCCAGATGATGTTTGGCTGGTGGATCTGGACAGCAACCGG GTGATCGCACCAACCAATGCAGAGGTGTTGCCCGTCCTGCCAGAGCCCGAATCCTTAGAACTGAAAAAGCACTTGAAGCAG GCACTGGCCAGCATGAGTCTGAACACTCAGCCTATCCTCAACTTGGAGAAGTTCCATGAGGGTCAAGAGATCCCACTACTCTTGGGAAGACCACCCAGTGATTTGCAATCTACCCCTTCCACTGAATTCAATCCCCTCATCTATGGCAATGATGTAGATTCAGTGGATGTGGCTACCAG GGTGGCCATGGTGAGATTCTTCAACTCCCCCAATGTGCTTCAGGGTTTCCAGATGCACACACGCACTCTGCGTCTCTTCCCCCGACCTGTGGTAGCCTTCCAAGCTGGCTCCTTTCTAGCCTCACGTCCCCGACAGACCCCCTTTGCTGAGAAATTGGCCAGGACCCAAGCCGTGGAATACTTTGGTGAATGGATCCTCAACCCCACCAACTATGCTTTCCAGCGAATCCACAACA ACATGTTTGACCCGGCCCTGATTGGCGACAAGCCCAAGTGGTACGCCCACCAGCTGCAGCCGATCTATTACCGTGTCTATGACAGTAACTCCCAGCTGGCCGAGGCCCTGAATGTGCCGCCCGAGCAGGAATCTGACTCTGACCCAACTGACGACAG TGGCAGTGACAGTGTGGATTACGATGACTCAAGCTCTTCCTACTCATCCCTTGGTGACTTTGTTAGTGAGATGATGAAATGCGATATCAATGGTGACACACCCA ATGTGGATCCGCTAACACATGCAGCACTGGGTGACGCCAGCGAAGTGGCATTTGATGAGCTGCAGGGAAACCAGGGAGATTTGGAGGAACCCGGTCCAGACAGCGAGAATTCCCAGGACAATCCCCAGCCTCGTTCCAGCTCCAGCACGACGGCCAGCAGCAGCCCCAGTACCATCATTCACGGAGCCAACGCT GAATCGGCTGATTTTACCGAGGTGGAGGACAAGACAGCGACAGGATTCTCCAACCCCCTCCGTGCTTTGCCTCCCAGTTTTGGCAAATTGAGCTTGGATAAGCGTGAGGCAGAGAGTGGGGGTCCCCCAGAGGGATTGGGGCGCAGGCGCGACTATGACAATCCATACTTTGAACCTCAGTATGGATTTCCCACCgaggaagatgaagatgaagatgagcACGAGGAGAGTTATACCCCACGATTTCAACAAAACCTCAATGGCAGTAG GGCTCAAAAACTGCTGCGGCCCAATAGCCTCAAGCTGGCGAGCGATTCAGATGCAGAGTCGGACTCTCGGGCGAGTTCTCCCAACTCCACCGTCTCCAACAACAGCAGCAATGAGGGCTTCGGGGGTATCATGTCTTTTGCCA GCAGCCTCTACCGGAACCACAGcaccagcttcagcctctcaAACCTTGCGCTGCCCACCAAAGGGGCCAGAGACAAAACAACACCCTTCCCTAGTCTCAAAG GAAGCCGGCGAGCCTTGGTGGACCAGAAGTCCTCGGTCATCAAGCACAGCCCCACAGTGAAGAGAGAGTCTCCGTCTCCTCAGGGACGAGCCAGCAATTCCAG CGAGAACCAGCAGTTCCTGAAAGAGGTGGTGCACAGTGTTCTGGACGGCCAGGGAGTGGGCTGGCTCAGCGTGAAGAAGGTGAGGAGGCTGCTGGAGAGTGAGCAGCTGCGAGGTTTTGTCCTGAGCAAGCTGAACCGCCTGGCACCCCCCGAGGATGGCGCCCCCCAGGAGACGATCCCCGATGTG GAGATAAGCCGCAAGGTCTACAAAGGGATGCTGGACCTTCTCAAGTGCATGGTGCTGAGCCTGGAACAGTCCTATGCCAATGCCGGCCTGGGAGGCATGGCCAGCACCTTTGGCCTTCTAGAGATTGCCCAGACCCATTACTATAGCAAAG AGCCCGACAAACGGAAGAGAAGTCCCACAGATGGTGTGAACACACCGGTTAGCAAGGATCCAGGCCTGGCTGGGAGAGGCGACCCAAAAGCCATGGCACAGCTGAGGGTTCCCCAGTTGGGACCACGGGCACCAAGTGCTATGGGAAAGGGCCCCAAGGAGCTGGACACCAGGAGCCTAAAGGAAGAGAATTTTGTGGCTTCCATTG AGTTGTGGAACAAGCACCAggaagtgaaaaaacaaaaagctttggACAAACAGA GGCCTGAAGGAATCAAACCTGTCTTTGACCTTGGTGAGACAGATGAGAAAAAGTCCCAGATCAGTGCAGACAGCGGAGTGAGCCTGCTGTCTGGTTCGCAG AGAAGTGACCTGGAATCTACCATTGGCGCAGGCCCCGCAGTTATGATCCGAAGCACAAGCCAGGATTCTGAA GTGAGTAACAGTTCTGGAGAAACATTGGGAGCAGACAGTGACCTGAGCAGCAATGCAGGTGACGGACCAGGTGGTGATGGCAGTGCCCACTTGGCAGGACTTCGTGGCACTGTGTCTGACAGCGAAATTGAGACCAATTCTGCCTCGGGAGCCATCTTT GGCAAAGCCCACAGTCTGAAGCCAAGTACAAAGGAGAAAGCAGTGGGCAGCCCCATTCGTCCTTTTGAAGATGTGAGCCAGCGTGTCTACCTCTATGAGGGACTCTTAG GAAGGGACAAAGGATCCATGTGGGACCAGTTAGAGGATGCAGCTATGGAGACCTTCTCTATGA GTAAAGAACGTTCTACCCTGTGGGATCAGATGCAGTTCTGGGAAGATGCCTTCCTGGATGCTGTGATGTTGGAGAGAGAAGGGATGGGCATGGATCAGGGACCTCAGGAAATGATCGACAG GTACCTGTCCTTGGGAGAACATGACCGCAAGCGCCTGGAGGATGACGAAGATAGATTACTGGCCACACTCCTGAACAATCTCATCTCCTATATGCTTCTGATGAAG GTGAACAAGAATGACATCCGGAAGAAGGTGAGACGCCTCATGGGGAAATCTCACATTGGGCTTGTTTATGGCCAGCAGATAAATGAAGTGTTGGATCAGTTGGCCAGCCTG AATGGGCGGGACGTGCCTCTGCAGCCGAGCGGCAGCCGTCACATCAAGAAACAGACCTTTGTGGTGCATGCGGGGACGGACACCAGTGGGGATATCTTCTTCATGGAG GTGTGCGATGACTGCGTGGTCTTGCGCAGCAGCATCGGGACGGTGTCCGAGCGCTGGTGGTATGAGAAGCTCATCAACATGACCTACTGCCCCAAGACCAAGGTGCTGTGTCTGTGGAGACGGAATGGGCCCGAGACGCAGCTGAACAAGTTCTACACCAAGAAG TGTCGGGAGCTGTACTACTGCGTGAAGGACAGCATGGAGCGAGCTGCGGCTCGACAGCACAGCGCCAAGCCAG GTCCCGAGCTGGGCGGTGAGTTCCCAGTGCAGGACATGAGGACAGGCGAGGGTGGCTTGCTTCAGGTTACGCTGGAGGGCATCAACCTTAAGTTCATGCATAGCCAG GTTTTCATAGAGCTGAATCACATTAAAAAGTGCAATACAGTCCGAGGCGTCTTTGTCCTGGAGGAATTTG TTCCTGAAACTAAAGAAGTGGTGAGCCACAAGTACAAGACACCGATG GCCCACGAGATCTGCTACTCCGTGTTGTGTCTCTTCTCCTACGTGGCTGCCGCGCGGAGCAAGGAGGCCGAGAGCCGAAGCAAGCCCCCGCGGCCCGTCTCCAGCTGA